ATCACCGTTGTCGTGTCGGTTTGAATCATCTGGCATTTTACGCACGGGATCGGGAACATGTGGAAAAGCTGCGGGAGGAAGCTGCTCGTCGCGGCATCTCCTTACTTTATCAGGATCGGCATCCCCATGCTGGAGGAGAGGGGCATTATGCTTTGTTTTTCGAGGACCCAGATAGAATAAAGGTCGAAATCGTGGCACCCTGATCTCCCCGGAACATATTAGTCCATGAAAAAACGGTGCAATCATCCCCGGTAGATGGTTGGCACCGTTTTTTAGAAGCCATCTATTTGAACTGGCTGGTGAGCCGCCGCTCTATATAGGCTACGCCTTGATACATCAGGGTAGCGATGACCGCGATAATGGCTAAGCTCATCATGACCAGGGTGAAATTAAACACTTGGAAGCCGTATATGATCAAATACCCCAAGCCTTGCTGGGATACGAGAAACTCTCCGACGATGACGCCTACCCACGAAAGTCCGACATTTACCTTCAGCGTTGCGAGAAGGGTTGGAATGGTAGCCGGCAAAATGACGAGCGTGAAGATTTGCCGTTTGCTCCCTCCGAGTGTTTGCACGACTTTGACGTAGTTTTGATTGACTTCCTTGAAGCTGGTGTAGACGTTGATCGTGGTGATGATGACCGAGATCGCGCACCCCATAGCTATGACGGAGAGCAAACCTGGACCAAAGCCGACGATAAAAACCGGACCGAGGGCTACCTTTGGCATACTGTTGGCAATAACCAGGTAAGGCTCTAGTACGCGGGAGAGAAAAGGGGACCACCATATGATCGTTGCCATGACGGTTCCCAGAATCGTTCCTAAGAGAAAGCCGATAATCGTTTCCCATACAGTCAAGCCAACATGCGGGAGAAGACTGCCATCTTGCAGCTGCAACCAAAATTGAGCCCAAATCTTGGAGGGATAGCTGAAGATGAGCGCATTTATGGTATTGGTTCGAGCCAACAGCTCCCATAAGCCGAGAAAAACGAGAAAGAGGAACAGTTGTGTGGAAAAAACGGAAAAGCTCATACGCTTTTCTAGCTGCAAGTAGCGGCGATGGACGGATTCAATTTCCTTTGGCTGCATCAGACACTACCTCCATCTCTTTCCACACGCGATGGAACAAGTCTTGGAATCCTTCATGATTTCTGGCGTCGAAGGGCAGAGCATCCCGAATCGGGCTGGGTACGACAATCTCGCTGTTGATACGTCCCGGGTTGCGTGAAAAGATATAAACGCGATCGCCCATCGCGATCGATTCGGAGAGATCATGTGTTACAAGGACTGCCGTTTTTTTATGCCGACGCAGTGTTGAAAAAATCAAGTCTTCTAGCTTGAGTTTGGTCTGATAGTCCAATGCCGAAAATGGTTCGTCAAGTAACAGCACATCCGGTTGACAGGCGAGTGTTCGGACGAGGGCAACCCGTTGCCGCATGCCGCCTGACAGCTGCAGGGGAG
This genomic stretch from Brevibacillus brevis harbors:
- a CDS encoding ABC transporter permease, with protein sequence MQPKEIESVHRRYLQLEKRMSFSVFSTQLFLFLVFLGLWELLARTNTINALIFSYPSKIWAQFWLQLQDGSLLPHVGLTVWETIIGFLLGTILGTVMATIIWWSPFLSRVLEPYLVIANSMPKVALGPVFIVGFGPGLLSVIAMGCAISVIITTINVYTSFKEVNQNYVKVVQTLGGSKRQIFTLVILPATIPTLLATLKVNVGLSWVGVIVGEFLVSQQGLGYLIIYGFQVFNFTLVMMSLAIIAVIATLMYQGVAYIERRLTSQFK
- a CDS encoding VOC family protein, with translation MLHHVEVNVSNLARSKDFWGWLLEGELGYTRYQEWASGVSWKQNGTYLVFVQTEERFLDISYHRCRVGLNHLAFYARDREHVEKLREEAARRGISLLYQDRHPHAGGEGHYALFFEDPDRIKVEIVAP